The sequence catcaggaaaaaaaaaaaaaaaaaaaagtatatttgtatgtatttctgttttgcaacaattagcattaaaatacagttaagtttcatcaatattcacattcctggtaaaaacactgacaaaaaaaatctcttatactctgctgacaccatgtcagaagctacatcaaagccttcgaaaaaacaaacaaaacaaaacaaaacaaaaaaacgtctaaacacgtttttgggagggaaggacaaaatatttaaaaacgtttttacacgtttttgggattgaatgagttcatATCACAATTGTGTATTGCAGTGCATTATATTTGCATCATTGCACCAGCTAGTTGAAAAGTTTTTGAGTCCACTTTACACCTGAAGTAATTAGTTAATTCTGCCCGTGGTGGCTTCATAAAAGGTAAGCAGATCTGCATCAAGTTTTCTGGTGTTCACTGATTAATACTCGGAACATGTCGAGCTATATTGTGTTGTGTGCATGCAGAGTCAAAGTGCTTCCTTGTTCATACCAACTGCCTCCTATTTCTCTTCCAGGTTTCTGCTTTTCTCTTGGAGTTCATGTTCTGAAAGGCTGGAAAGGACAAGCGGTCACTTTTacaatacttttaaaaactggatttaaaaaacaaaaggctATGCTCAAACCCAGAGTGCAAACACGTTTGGTAAAATGTGTACCATAACTGGATTCATTTATGGATAAAACATGACCGTACAAAATTGAAGAGTTGGATTTGAGAACGCTTTTTCCACACATTTTCAATCCACTTCTAATAAAAAGGTGCCCTGACCCGCATCATCAACACAAATGTTGATGTAAAAGGAAGCGGTTGGCAGTTTTTGCTTACCGAGGTCACTGGGCAAGCTGTGGTTCAGGTTCTTGTAGAAATCCGTCCGATGTGCTCGCTTCAGGCCCGTGCAGAGTCCAAAGTCAGACAGCTTCACATGaccctgaaaaaataaaaatgcagccCTATGTTAGAAACTTTGATTTTTCATATTTGCCCTGGACGATTCATTAATTTGACTTTATTGCGAGGAcaaattttcaaaaacatttcttttcaGCAGTTTAAATGCTTCCAAAAGCCTCCTCGTGGCGAGTCCTGCTTACATGAACAAGCTGATTTCAGAGAGGAGCGAGTTGAGTTAGTGACTATTAAGACGGTTACCATTTTTTAAGCCAATTAGAAcgctataaaacaaaacaaaagcataatCGTCATCATCGTTTTCCACTTAACAAGAAAGCAACTCTGTGAAAAACAAGCAGAGTCACTGATGCTGAACAAAATCATTTGTTGCAAAAGCAGCAATTTATCAACATATTGGTTGACACGAGGCAGGTGTCACTTTGCATACAGCAACGGCTGTTCTCAAAGCGCTttagaaataaagttgagttgaattgagttgagttggtcACTTTGCCACACACGTACAGACAAAACACTGAACGAGTTGTATCGCTTTAACACATGGTGATGACAAACGAAACTCTCaatttttatcattttcaaacaaaagctgtccatttttttttatttaaaattaaaagaaaaactttcaaagtcttgaaaatttgaattttaattttgacaaatattttctcttttactgcaaattaatatcggcttgaaatatcgatcATTGGCCTCCTtaactactaataatcagtatcagccccgggaaaaacaaaaataataataatatatatcatGTACAACTCCATATCTAGTGTATGTACATGTTTTGacaaaaaggattttttattCCCACCAAAAAGGGAgcttgcagggaaaaaaaaaaaaaacacaaatttttttttttcaaagctcgTTTGGCATCAGCAGAAATAACGCAAATCCCAGAAGGTGGGAAAAATGTATGGCAACTTACTTTGGAGTCCAGCAGGAGGTTGTCTGGCTTGATGTCTCTGTGGATGAAGCCCAGCTGATGGATGGAGTCGATGGCCAGAACTGTCTCTGCGATGTAGAACTGAGTGGCCTCTTCCGTCAGAGTGTCCTTCTTCATCAGGAGGGTCATCATGTCTCCTGAAAGAGGAAAAACAACACCGCATGCAGACTTTCTTTCTTTGGCCACATTCACGTATGTTttcgttgttgttttgtggcgCTCCAAGCAACACTCATACCTCCAGGAAGGAACTCCATGATGAGGTAGAGGTTCATCTTATCTTGGAAGCTGTAGAACATCTTGACCACCCACAAGCTGTCTGCTTCCACCAGGATGTCCCGCTCAGCCCGTATGTGACCCACCTAACGGAATCGGACCGCGCGTTAAAAACGGCCAACGCCAGATGAGGCGCGGTGACCTCACCTGCTCCTTCTCCAACATGTCGGCTTTGCGAAGGATCTTCATGGCGTAGACGTGGCCGGTGTCCTTCTTCTGCACCAGACGCACCTGCAAGAAAAGCAAGACGAAACGCTGCCGACGCAAGCCTGACGAACGCGTGCGCTGATTTTATGTGGCCTCAGTCATTTGGACTTGCAGTTGACAACCGCTTTTCTTTGTCAATGTTCACCCAAATCGAGAATGCTGATCACGAAGCAGTTTGACAAGATTCGGCACCGGCGAATGGCGCTTTGTTTACCTCTCCAAATGCTCCACGGCCGATCACCTTGAGGGACTCAAAGTCTTCCAAACCCAGTCGCGTTCGCTTCAGACGAAGAAAGTCGGTCTCTTTCCTCGCATGCTCCGTACGACGACGACTTTTCTGCAGGCGACGTCGTCATTAGGGACGCGgacaattcaactcaactcaagttgaCTTATattgcgctttcaaacagcctgaactgtcacaaagcgctttacagaacacaaaaaaaccccaaacataacataaaacattaacaccaatacaatcacaacaaatcaacattcgtcCATCCCTACAtgcgctttgatgtttgaagcacttttgagatgaaagaggacattaAATCAGTCTCCTTTCCTTTCAATAACATGAAACTTCTCAATACTTCTAAGTTGAACAACTCCAATTAAATAATCACTCACTTCTTCATCAGCCAAGCCTTCTTGATCCATCACCTTCTCCAGTTTCTTCTGCCTGAGcaacaattttagttttatgacAATCATTTTGACCAGATAAATTATCTTACACTGCATGCTTAGTCTAGACACTACAAAGTGGCAGTTTAACCCGTCATTGTTACCTCATCTCTCTCTCCTCGTGCTGGGCGATGAGGTTACTGTAGAAATTCTCCAGGGTCACCTTAGCCATGGTGACCCTTTCCTTGGTGTGGTTACTCATGGAGGAGTATGAGCTCTGGCCCGTCATTGCCATGCTTTgcctgaaagaaagaaagaaagaaagaaaaaagatgcGAACACACAAACAAGGTGACGGTGATCGACATCCGGAGCTGCGAGCAAAGCTCAACACTAGTTTAGTTCTTACCGCATTGAGTCTGAGAACACTCGAGACTATGATATCATACGCAGAACGACGCATAAAAAGAGGAAGGAAAGCGAGTGGCATTGTGACAGCACTTATGAAGAAACAATAAGGAAATGTGCAAGAAAAGGGTGGAGTCATTCTGTGTACATCGTTAGAAGGAAACAATAACATGTTtataaaaagtacaaataaaaaccAGAACAGCTAATTTGATCAAATGTGATTTATATTACTCCTGCTAaatatgttcaaaatggatTTTGAGTCAGTTTAGCTACACCACAGTTGAATGATTGTGCACATGAGATTGAAATGGACAAACATATGATCAAACATGATGGCGAAAGATTATTTTAGCAAACGACTCCAGGGCAAGTGAGACTAGGATGAAGTGCAGATTATTTCCAGTGAACAGTACAGTATGTGGAAACATACATGAAAATTGAATGGTTTACTTTTGCGTTATTACTTGCACTGTTGAAATAGTTGACCTATATTTTGTGTAAAGTAGCTGTCATGTTCCAGgttaataaaaaatatcttGCATCCTTTTCAATGCCGCGTTGATCTGTCGCCTATCGTAGCTAAATTGGAATATGAGGAACATTCTGACCcagacaaacaaccacacacacacacacacaacctatGGGCAATTTACATGATTCAATtcacctaacatgcatgttttgggaAGAGTAATCAAATGCAAATAGACTTTGACATTTAGTTTGTCCTCTGTGAAAAGTAAACGAATTACGCATACAAGTTTCTGTCATGTAAAAAATGCAACGTGCGTGGGTTGAACTCGCATTTGGAAAGAGTCACGCATGACTAAAGCAACACGACCGAAATTAAGAAAAGAGCAGCGGCGCTGTTGGTAGTGGAAAAATCAACGTGGATGGGACATCAGCCAAACCATCACGAAAACACGTTTCAACTTATAAGTAGTCGTATATTTGAATCGACTCGTTTCCTTGAAGCAACAGTTTCTGAGGTTAAGTGTTACCTGCTAGCCTTAGCTGCTTAGCTTCCAAAGTTCTAAACTGTGTCAACTTTTGAAGAGTAACACATGATGGCCCATAAAATACAATTCAGGCATTTGACATCGTACGTGGTATAACTGTTCGTTCCGCTAAGTAGCATTTGATTTTTTAAGTTTCGAAAACTCTTCAattccatgtttaaaaaaaacaaaaaaaacaaacaaaaaaaaacaccttgacGGCATAGTTGGCTAACCCTTGTTAGCCACCTATTTGTTAAAGTAGATCGAGACATTTGGCGTACGgatacactttaaaaacaaacttgcTC is a genomic window of Festucalex cinctus isolate MCC-2025b chromosome 2, RoL_Fcin_1.0, whole genome shotgun sequence containing:
- the LOC144013277 gene encoding serine/threonine-protein kinase 38 isoform X2: MAMTGQSSYSSMSNHTKERVTMAKVTLENFYSNLIAQHEEREMRQKKLEKVMDQEGLADEEKSRRRTEHARKETDFLRLKRTRLGLEDFESLKVIGRGAFGEVRLVQKKDTGHVYAMKILRKADMLEKEQVGHIRAERDILVEADSLWVVKMFYSFQDKMNLYLIMEFLPGGDMMTLLMKKDTLTEEATQFYIAETVLAIDSIHQLGFIHRDIKPDNLLLDSKGHVKLSDFGLCTGLKRAHRTDFYKNLNHSLPSDLAFQNMNSKRKAETWKRNRRQLAFSTVGTPDYIAPEVFMQNGYNKLCDWWSLGVIMYEMLIGYPPFCSETPQETYRKVMNWRETLTFPPEVPISEKAKDLILRFCCEEEHRTGAAGVEEIKSNPFFEGVDYDHIRERPAAIPIEIKSIDDTSNFDEFPDSDILTPTATQVSNHSDAGLKNKDWVFINYTYKRFEGLTARGAIPSYMKSTKR
- the LOC144013277 gene encoding serine/threonine-protein kinase 38 isoform X1; the encoded protein is MRQSMAMTGQSSYSSMSNHTKERVTMAKVTLENFYSNLIAQHEEREMRQKKLEKVMDQEGLADEEKSRRRTEHARKETDFLRLKRTRLGLEDFESLKVIGRGAFGEVRLVQKKDTGHVYAMKILRKADMLEKEQVGHIRAERDILVEADSLWVVKMFYSFQDKMNLYLIMEFLPGGDMMTLLMKKDTLTEEATQFYIAETVLAIDSIHQLGFIHRDIKPDNLLLDSKGHVKLSDFGLCTGLKRAHRTDFYKNLNHSLPSDLAFQNMNSKRKAETWKRNRRQLAFSTVGTPDYIAPEVFMQNGYNKLCDWWSLGVIMYEMLIGYPPFCSETPQETYRKVMNWRETLTFPPEVPISEKAKDLILRFCCEEEHRTGAAGVEEIKSNPFFEGVDYDHIRERPAAIPIEIKSIDDTSNFDEFPDSDILTPTATQVSNHSDAGLKNKDWVFINYTYKRFEGLTARGAIPSYMKSTKR